Proteins found in one Herbiconiux sp. A18JL235 genomic segment:
- a CDS encoding Rv3235 family protein, which yields MPSHATVLAPTPSFVESPPQSPPPPRRLPDPRPLAEALARCVVEILAGTRDLDQIARWLTAEVYSHLLKRVVLSQRARRVRAESPSRPIFTMGSTVICEPESGIVEAVVIIHGRARSRAIALRLEALDTRWRACAVHVL from the coding sequence ATGCCCTCGCACGCGACAGTCCTCGCACCTACGCCTTCGTTCGTCGAGAGTCCGCCGCAGTCGCCACCGCCCCCGCGGCGGCTGCCCGACCCGCGTCCGCTGGCGGAGGCCCTCGCCCGGTGCGTGGTCGAGATCCTCGCGGGCACCCGCGATCTCGATCAGATCGCCCGCTGGCTGACGGCAGAGGTGTATTCGCATCTGCTGAAGCGCGTGGTGCTGTCGCAACGTGCCAGGCGTGTGCGAGCCGAGTCGCCCAGCCGGCCGATCTTCACCATGGGCAGCACGGTCATCTGCGAACCCGAGAGCGGAATCGTCGAGGCGGTCGTCATCATCCACGGGCGGGCACGCTCCCGCGCCATCGCGCTGCGGCTCGAGGCGCTCGACACGCGCTGGAGGGCGTGCGCCGTCCACGTGCTCTGA
- a CDS encoding sensor histidine kinase encodes MSTLSDLVSTHGSSTEADVDWLHLLVSDCQLLADLAFADIVLWVPTNDGTFVAVAHSRPSSSATLFYRDFVGQTIKPEWRKQVTDAFESAQIVDTAAPDWYEETPTRVRAVPVLRRLSASEQTTTDRPIAVITRHTNLSEARTPSRQELTFNECANDLFAMIAAGDFPDLGAPTGPRRGAPRASDGLMRLDVDGIVTFASPNGLSAFNRMGFAGELEGQSLAEVTTGLLSGRLIVDESLPLVVTGRAPWRTDIEARGVTVSLRAIPLRTRGHRFGAIVLSRDVTELRHQERELITKDATIREIHHRVKNNLQTVASLLRIQARRTHSDEARDALTQAMRRVAAIAVVHDTLSEGLNQRVDFDTVFDRVLLLVAEVASAHNTTVHPKSSGSFGVLPSEYATPLALALTELVTNAVEHGLAGQEGEVEIVATRSEETLTVEVKDSGTGLPEGKVGSGLGTQIVRTLIQGELGGTIDWHTMVGSGTVVTIEIPFRWLKKP; translated from the coding sequence GTGTCAACACTCAGCGACCTCGTCTCCACGCACGGCAGCTCCACCGAGGCCGATGTCGACTGGTTGCACCTCCTGGTCAGCGACTGCCAGCTCCTCGCCGACCTGGCCTTCGCCGACATCGTGCTGTGGGTGCCCACGAACGACGGCACCTTCGTGGCCGTCGCGCACTCCCGCCCGTCGAGCTCGGCGACGCTGTTCTACCGCGACTTCGTGGGGCAGACCATCAAGCCCGAATGGCGCAAGCAGGTCACCGACGCCTTCGAGAGCGCCCAGATCGTCGACACCGCGGCACCCGACTGGTACGAGGAGACGCCCACCCGCGTGCGTGCGGTTCCGGTGCTCCGGCGACTGTCGGCGTCGGAGCAGACCACCACCGACAGGCCGATCGCCGTCATCACGCGGCACACCAACCTCAGCGAGGCCCGCACGCCGAGCCGCCAGGAGCTCACCTTCAACGAGTGCGCGAACGACCTCTTCGCCATGATCGCGGCGGGCGACTTCCCCGACCTCGGTGCACCGACAGGCCCTCGCCGTGGAGCCCCCCGCGCATCCGACGGTCTGATGCGGCTCGACGTCGACGGAATCGTCACCTTCGCGAGCCCCAACGGCCTCTCGGCCTTCAACCGCATGGGCTTCGCGGGCGAGCTCGAAGGTCAGTCGCTGGCCGAGGTGACGACGGGTCTGCTGAGCGGGAGGCTCATCGTCGACGAGTCGCTGCCCCTCGTGGTCACCGGCCGGGCTCCGTGGCGAACCGACATCGAGGCGAGGGGCGTGACGGTGTCGCTCCGCGCGATCCCGCTCCGCACCCGCGGGCACCGCTTCGGGGCGATCGTGCTGAGCCGCGACGTCACCGAGCTGCGGCACCAGGAGCGCGAGCTCATCACCAAAGACGCGACGATTCGCGAGATCCACCATCGGGTGAAGAACAACCTGCAGACGGTGGCGTCGCTGCTGCGCATCCAGGCGCGACGCACGCATTCCGACGAGGCTCGGGATGCGCTCACCCAGGCCATGCGCCGCGTCGCCGCGATCGCCGTGGTGCACGACACCCTCTCGGAGGGGCTCAATCAGCGGGTCGACTTCGACACGGTGTTCGATCGGGTGCTGCTGCTCGTCGCGGAGGTGGCGTCGGCGCACAACACCACCGTGCATCCGAAGTCGTCGGGGAGCTTCGGGGTGCTGCCGAGCGAGTACGCCACGCCGCTCGCGCTCGCGCTCACCGAACTCGTCACGAACGCCGTGGAGCACGGGCTCGCCGGGCAGGAGGGCGAGGTCGAGATCGTCGCCACCCGTTCGGAGGAAACGCTGACGGTCGAGGTGAAGGACAGCGGAACCGGTTTGCCTGAGGGCAAGGTCGGCTCCGGGCTCGGAACCCAGATCGTGCGCACGCTCATTCAGGGGGAGCTCGGCGGCACGATCGACTGGCACACGATGGTGGGCAGCGGAACGGTCGTGACGATCGAGATCCCGTTCAGGTGGCTGAAGAAGCCCTGA
- a CDS encoding WhiB family transcriptional regulator: MDWRDKAACLTADPELFFPVGNTGPAVDQIDKAKAVCARCSVTEVCLQYALETGQDSGVWGGLSEDERRALKRRAARARRAS, encoded by the coding sequence ATGGATTGGCGCGACAAAGCCGCCTGCCTGACCGCAGACCCCGAACTGTTCTTCCCCGTCGGGAACACCGGGCCTGCCGTCGACCAGATCGACAAGGCCAAAGCCGTCTGCGCCCGCTGCTCCGTCACCGAGGTCTGCCTCCAGTACGCCCTCGAGACCGGTCAGGACTCCGGAGTCTGGGGTGGCCTCAGCGAAGACGAGCGCCGCGCGCTGAAGCGTCGCGCCGCAAGGGCGCGCCGCGCCTCCTGA
- the bcp gene encoding thioredoxin-dependent thiol peroxidase, with translation MTDTTARLQAGDTAPEFTLVDEDGVSRSLADYRGQRVILYFYPEAGTPGCTTEACDFRDNLNSLKSAGYTVLGVSRDKPAKLRGFVDEQGLNFTLLSDPDSAVHELYSAWGEKSLYGKTVVGVIRSTFVIDEQGVVTLALYNVKATGHVASLRKKLGIDA, from the coding sequence ATGACCGACACGACAGCGCGCCTCCAGGCCGGCGACACCGCCCCCGAGTTCACCCTCGTCGACGAAGACGGCGTCTCGCGATCGCTCGCCGACTACCGCGGCCAGCGGGTCATCCTGTACTTCTACCCCGAGGCCGGCACCCCCGGGTGCACCACCGAGGCCTGCGACTTCCGTGACAACCTCAACTCGCTGAAGAGCGCCGGGTACACCGTGCTCGGGGTATCGCGCGACAAGCCCGCGAAGCTCCGCGGCTTCGTCGACGAGCAGGGGCTGAACTTCACCCTCCTCTCCGACCCCGACTCGGCCGTGCACGAGCTCTACAGCGCCTGGGGAGAGAAGTCGCTCTACGGCAAGACGGTGGTGGGCGTCATCCGCTCGACCTTCGTCATCGACGAGCAGGGCGTCGTGACGCTCGCTCTCTACAACGTGAAGGCGACCGGCCACGTGGCGTCGCTGCGTAAGAAGCTCGGCATCGACGCCTGA
- a CDS encoding septum formation family protein, with amino-acid sequence MTLHSLHRTLRTAALTSLTGVVLVALAGCITLPTPSSDDGPGSPATSDSAPAGSETTDVFLLSVGDCFDEGESQSVQDVQKVDCAAAHDYEVYEAFDIPGDDYPGDEAVDEAATNGCGASFATFIGIPYEQSAYDFNHLTPTADSWTKGGDHEVLCLVYDPSNKVSGSLEGAAS; translated from the coding sequence ATGACCCTCCATTCCCTGCACCGCACCCTCCGCACAGCGGCCCTCACCAGCCTCACCGGCGTCGTTCTCGTCGCCCTCGCCGGCTGCATCACACTGCCCACCCCGTCGAGCGACGACGGCCCCGGCTCTCCCGCGACCTCAGACTCCGCGCCGGCCGGCTCGGAGACCACCGACGTCTTCCTGCTCTCCGTCGGCGACTGCTTCGACGAGGGGGAGTCGCAGTCGGTGCAAGACGTGCAGAAGGTCGACTGCGCGGCCGCGCACGACTACGAGGTCTACGAGGCTTTCGACATCCCGGGCGACGACTACCCCGGCGACGAGGCGGTCGACGAGGCGGCCACGAACGGCTGCGGTGCCTCCTTCGCGACGTTCATCGGCATTCCCTACGAGCAGTCCGCGTACGACTTCAACCACCTCACCCCGACCGCGGATTCGTGGACGAAGGGCGGAGACCACGAGGTGCTCTGCCTCGTCTACGACCCTTCCAACAAGGTCTCCGGCTCGCTCGAGGGCGCCGCATCCTGA
- a CDS encoding N-acetyltransferase family protein, which yields MTMSIRLRQGTTGDREQCLALWVAACAARDGRAVEGVADRARPKFDECVSWLIAGDRDRVDGFALSTRLRSGRGADPYDAAVLGLIATEPERQGRGLGRALLRAASRDLAALGYGRAVLHARLDNAIAVHLYESEGWVPSGEVYEHPLWRLPTRAFVRTLRTA from the coding sequence ATGACCATGAGCATCCGACTGCGGCAGGGCACGACCGGCGACAGGGAACAGTGCCTCGCCCTCTGGGTGGCCGCGTGCGCCGCGCGCGACGGTCGCGCCGTGGAGGGGGTGGCCGACCGGGCGAGGCCCAAGTTCGACGAATGCGTCAGCTGGCTGATCGCAGGCGACCGCGATCGGGTCGACGGGTTCGCCCTCTCCACCAGGCTGCGCAGCGGCCGAGGGGCCGATCCGTACGACGCAGCGGTACTCGGACTGATCGCAACAGAACCAGAGAGACAAGGCCGCGGCCTCGGCCGTGCGCTCCTGCGCGCTGCGAGCCGCGACCTCGCCGCTCTCGGCTACGGGCGGGCCGTGCTTCACGCCCGCCTCGACAACGCGATCGCTGTCCATCTCTACGAGAGCGAAGGCTGGGTGCCCAGCGGCGAGGTCTACGAGCATCCGCTGTGGAGGCTGCCCACCCGCGCGTTCGTGAGAACTCTGCGGACAGCCTGA
- a CDS encoding SDR family NAD(P)-dependent oxidoreductase codes for MPTIAIIGAGPGLGAALARTFGSKGFDVALVSRNAKKLDALVSDLAADGINAAGFPADVLDRPGLRAALMAAKEHFGGIDVLEYSPADASAGPLAPVDIREATPENVQPQIEYYLYGAMTAADVVLPELLAAGAGTLLFTTGAGSIYPVARYGNVTAGGAALRNWALNLAEALAGTGVHVAHVAIALMIAEEAPAPGVDFLPADDIAPLYWDVHHTRAVHELVVRK; via the coding sequence ATGCCCACCATCGCCATCATCGGCGCCGGCCCCGGTCTGGGGGCGGCACTCGCCCGCACCTTCGGATCGAAAGGGTTCGACGTCGCCCTCGTCTCTCGGAACGCCAAGAAGCTCGACGCGCTCGTCAGCGATCTCGCCGCCGACGGCATCAACGCGGCGGGCTTTCCCGCCGACGTGCTCGACCGCCCTGGGCTCCGCGCAGCTCTGATGGCGGCGAAGGAGCACTTCGGCGGAATCGACGTGCTCGAGTATTCGCCCGCCGACGCTTCAGCGGGGCCGCTGGCTCCGGTCGACATCCGCGAGGCCACCCCCGAGAACGTGCAGCCGCAGATCGAGTACTACCTGTACGGGGCGATGACCGCGGCAGATGTGGTGCTGCCCGAGCTGCTGGCCGCCGGTGCGGGCACCCTGCTGTTCACCACCGGGGCGGGGTCGATCTACCCGGTCGCCCGCTACGGCAACGTGACGGCGGGCGGGGCGGCGCTGCGCAACTGGGCGCTCAACCTTGCCGAGGCTCTGGCAGGAACGGGAGTCCACGTCGCCCATGTCGCGATCGCGCTGATGATCGCCGAGGAGGCGCCGGCCCCGGGCGTGGACTTCCTCCCGGCCGACGACATCGCGCCGCTCTATTGGGACGTTCACCACACCCGTGCCGTGCACGAGCTCGTCGTGAGGAAGTAG
- a CDS encoding AAA family ATPase has product MASTKNAVLTAGTTRLHGRDRALTQVSTALAPAKAPTVAAVTGAPGVGRTAVVDAAAAAVTDGRRVVVVRGRAELTAVPLGALAPAIAEFTPTPTDAVASIGETDAVGRSSSELMIALHRAAAAHGLIVVADDAHLLDSSTLCVLEQLADSGVTLLLSYPSSTGMPAAAGRLAARARHVVELAPLSVPEAHSVVNDILGPSAGPTAAEEMHRLAAGSTRTLVALAEAAIGADDLRDPGAPWRTSWPHLSGEVVASLPADPLAVDDLVGDLLTLLAVAGELPVEQAGTSGASERAAALAEQQGFVTTRSADGRIWVSLAHPLFAPVVLSTVSEFWRTGFCAAGADMLDGYPDHRVRRTLLQLSARQPVDARRLLDLAHGELAAQRYTTAITLGEHAVTGAGGDPLLRASGEYVQAQAHSQIGQLESAGERFAAAWAALDTGGAAGEELDGFTARLALAEGNHLAFRTLRPDLALQRADEALRRLQAGEPRELVEAEAARWRLMAGIPGTPGLPGAASGAGRGVGEAVPPPLHPLGEVATPADLNLLLLTAMLQTMGGDLRLADRAIDRGLEACDRFAVDLPNARDQLQLSRVLVLSFTGRFPEARQAALAHLAHAEEGNPSARGLWKFVLAMIELHTGSPARAWEHISSGRRDLVWRDIAGLLPVADALSAAIAARTGRFAIARSWLDQVGSAGFRDAKVELYAALARAWVASASGRPGFAARSVVPALAAAEAGGYRYLAALVAYEAVRIDPVVGATVTLPYLSAVRDALPLCEAHARAVLSRNDVLPVAEALAERGLLGPAIDAARWVAEGTGDAARASHAIRLADGWTVSAGVAIAQHRRLLHPRVMPLTDREWQLASGAAALRTSAELAEQYGISVRTVDNHLSRIYKKLGISGRRELAGELRALQVESPYETSPVGR; this is encoded by the coding sequence ATGGCATCAACGAAGAACGCCGTGCTCACCGCCGGCACCACCCGCCTGCACGGCCGCGACCGTGCGCTCACGCAGGTCTCCACAGCCCTCGCCCCGGCGAAGGCACCGACCGTCGCCGCCGTGACGGGCGCGCCCGGCGTGGGGCGCACCGCCGTGGTCGACGCCGCGGCGGCCGCCGTCACGGACGGCCGTCGAGTCGTCGTCGTGCGAGGGCGCGCCGAGCTGACCGCCGTGCCGCTCGGGGCGCTCGCTCCGGCCATCGCCGAGTTCACCCCCACGCCGACGGATGCGGTGGCGTCGATCGGCGAGACGGATGCGGTGGGCAGGTCGAGCAGCGAACTCATGATCGCGCTGCACCGGGCCGCCGCGGCCCACGGGCTGATCGTGGTCGCCGACGACGCGCACCTGCTCGACTCCTCGACCCTGTGCGTGCTCGAGCAGCTCGCCGACTCCGGGGTGACGCTGCTGCTGTCCTACCCGTCGTCGACGGGCATGCCGGCCGCAGCGGGCCGCCTCGCCGCCCGGGCGCGGCACGTCGTCGAGCTCGCCCCGCTCTCCGTGCCTGAGGCGCACTCGGTGGTCAACGACATCCTCGGCCCGAGTGCCGGGCCCACCGCCGCCGAGGAGATGCACCGGCTCGCCGCCGGCAGCACGCGCACCCTCGTCGCGCTCGCCGAGGCGGCGATCGGCGCCGACGACCTCCGGGACCCCGGTGCTCCGTGGCGCACGAGTTGGCCGCATCTCTCGGGCGAGGTGGTGGCGTCGCTCCCCGCCGACCCGCTCGCCGTCGACGATCTCGTGGGCGACCTGCTCACGCTGCTCGCCGTCGCCGGCGAGCTCCCGGTCGAGCAGGCCGGCACCTCGGGCGCCTCCGAGAGGGCGGCGGCGCTCGCGGAGCAGCAGGGCTTCGTGACCACGCGGTCGGCCGACGGGCGTATCTGGGTGTCGCTCGCGCATCCGCTCTTCGCCCCCGTCGTGCTGAGCACGGTCTCGGAGTTCTGGCGCACCGGCTTCTGTGCGGCCGGGGCCGACATGCTCGACGGCTACCCCGATCACCGGGTGCGGCGCACCCTGCTGCAGCTCTCGGCCCGTCAGCCCGTCGACGCCCGCCGGTTGCTCGACCTCGCCCATGGTGAACTCGCTGCTCAGCGCTACACGACGGCGATCACGCTCGGCGAGCACGCGGTCACCGGCGCCGGCGGCGACCCGTTGCTGCGGGCGAGCGGTGAGTACGTGCAGGCGCAGGCCCACTCGCAGATCGGACAACTCGAGTCGGCAGGCGAGCGGTTCGCCGCGGCCTGGGCGGCGCTCGACACGGGGGGTGCTGCGGGCGAAGAGCTCGACGGGTTCACCGCGCGGCTGGCGCTCGCCGAGGGCAACCACCTCGCCTTCAGAACCCTGCGTCCCGACCTCGCACTCCAGCGGGCCGACGAGGCACTGCGCCGCCTCCAGGCAGGCGAGCCGCGTGAGCTCGTCGAAGCCGAGGCGGCACGGTGGCGGCTCATGGCAGGCATCCCGGGCACGCCGGGTCTCCCGGGCGCGGCTTCAGGTGCCGGTAGGGGCGTGGGGGAGGCCGTGCCGCCTCCTCTCCACCCGCTCGGCGAGGTGGCGACGCCGGCCGACCTCAACCTGCTCCTGCTCACGGCCATGCTGCAGACCATGGGCGGCGATCTGCGGCTCGCCGACCGCGCGATCGATCGCGGCCTCGAGGCCTGCGACCGCTTCGCCGTCGACTTGCCGAACGCCCGTGACCAGCTGCAGCTCTCGCGCGTGCTCGTCCTGTCATTCACGGGGCGGTTCCCCGAGGCGCGGCAGGCTGCGCTCGCCCACCTGGCGCATGCGGAGGAGGGCAACCCGAGCGCCCGCGGGCTGTGGAAGTTCGTGCTCGCGATGATCGAGCTGCACACCGGATCTCCCGCCCGCGCCTGGGAGCACATCTCCTCGGGGCGCCGCGACCTCGTCTGGCGCGACATCGCGGGCCTGCTCCCCGTCGCCGACGCACTCTCGGCGGCGATCGCGGCTCGCACGGGCCGTTTCGCCATCGCCCGCAGCTGGCTCGACCAGGTGGGTTCGGCAGGGTTCCGCGACGCGAAGGTCGAGCTCTACGCGGCCCTGGCGCGCGCCTGGGTGGCCTCGGCGTCGGGCAGACCAGGCTTCGCCGCCCGAAGCGTCGTGCCGGCTCTTGCCGCCGCGGAAGCCGGCGGCTACCGCTACCTCGCCGCCCTCGTCGCCTACGAGGCGGTGCGCATCGACCCCGTGGTGGGCGCGACGGTCACCCTCCCGTACCTCTCGGCGGTGCGCGACGCGCTGCCCCTCTGCGAGGCCCACGCCCGTGCCGTGCTCAGCCGGAACGACGTGCTTCCGGTGGCCGAGGCGCTCGCCGAGCGCGGGCTGCTCGGGCCGGCGATCGACGCGGCACGGTGGGTGGCGGAGGGCACGGGCGACGCGGCGCGTGCATCGCACGCCATCCGTCTGGCCGACGGCTGGACGGTGAGCGCCGGCGTGGCGATCGCCCAGCACCGTCGACTGCTGCATCCGCGGGTGATGCCACTCACCGACCGGGAGTGGCAGCTCGCCTCGGGCGCGGCGGCCCTCCGCACCAGCGCCGAACTCGCCGAGCAGTACGGCATCTCGGTGCGCACCGTCGACAACCACTTGAGCCGCATCTACAAGAAGCTCGGCATCTCGGGTCGTCGCGAGCTCGCCGGCGAGCTACGGGCCCTGCAGGTCGAGAGCCCGTACGAGACGAGCCCGGTGGGACGGTGA
- a CDS encoding glucose-6-phosphate dehydrogenase: MTASTQRVDTLLIFGASGDLTARLLLPGLAQLLTDQPRRRLELIGAGGVEWSDEEWRDVVKKSFAEVDASGAAVDSVLASTRYVKADVTDPDELSKVLGMAKGTPAIYFALPPAVAAAVVTTLHQIPFPAGLTLALEKPFGMDVASAVALNAELAKLVPENQIHRVDHFLGRSTVFNILGLRFANRIFEPLWNSDHIASVDIVYDEQLGLEGRAGYYDKAGALDDMIQSHLLQVMAVLAMEPPSTLGSDDLRDAKELVLRATHLLGDDPVASSRRARYTAGTIDGRQLPDYVAEQGVDPARETETLAEVALEVRTWRWAGVPITLRSGKALGERRREIVITFKPAQQVPQGLTGVNSPTVLRIYLAPDAMSLEIDINGPGDPYELERASLDATFGDGQLLAYREVLAGILDGDPTLSVRGDSAVEGWRILAPVIAAWKADEVPLDEYPAGSAGPAGWAQIG, from the coding sequence ATGACGGCTTCCACGCAACGTGTCGACACCCTCCTCATCTTCGGCGCCAGCGGCGACCTCACGGCCCGCCTGCTGCTGCCCGGCCTGGCCCAGCTGCTCACCGATCAGCCCCGGCGCCGGCTCGAACTCATCGGCGCCGGTGGAGTCGAGTGGAGCGACGAGGAGTGGCGCGACGTGGTGAAGAAGTCGTTCGCCGAGGTCGACGCCTCGGGTGCCGCCGTCGACTCCGTACTCGCCTCGACCCGCTACGTGAAGGCCGATGTCACCGACCCCGACGAGCTCAGCAAGGTTCTCGGCATGGCGAAGGGCACGCCCGCCATCTACTTCGCCCTCCCGCCGGCGGTCGCCGCGGCCGTCGTGACGACCCTGCACCAGATCCCGTTCCCCGCCGGCCTCACCCTCGCGCTCGAGAAGCCCTTCGGTATGGACGTCGCCAGCGCCGTCGCACTCAACGCAGAGCTCGCGAAACTGGTGCCCGAGAACCAGATCCACCGCGTCGACCACTTCCTGGGCCGCTCGACGGTGTTCAACATCCTGGGCCTTCGCTTCGCCAACCGCATCTTCGAGCCGCTGTGGAACTCCGACCACATCGCCTCGGTCGACATCGTCTACGACGAGCAGCTCGGCCTCGAGGGGCGTGCGGGCTACTACGACAAGGCCGGTGCCCTCGATGACATGATCCAGAGCCACCTGCTGCAGGTGATGGCCGTGCTGGCCATGGAGCCTCCGTCGACGCTCGGTTCCGACGACCTGCGCGACGCCAAGGAGCTCGTGCTGCGGGCGACCCACCTCCTCGGCGACGACCCCGTGGCATCGAGCCGCCGCGCCCGCTACACGGCGGGCACCATCGACGGTCGGCAGCTGCCCGACTACGTCGCCGAGCAGGGCGTCGATCCGGCACGCGAGACCGAGACCCTCGCCGAGGTCGCCCTCGAGGTGCGCACCTGGCGCTGGGCGGGGGTGCCCATCACCTTGCGCTCGGGCAAGGCGCTCGGCGAGCGTCGGCGCGAGATCGTCATCACTTTCAAGCCCGCCCAGCAGGTGCCGCAAGGGCTCACCGGCGTCAACTCGCCGACGGTGCTGCGCATCTACCTCGCTCCCGACGCGATGTCGCTCGAGATCGACATCAACGGCCCCGGCGACCCCTACGAACTCGAGCGGGCGAGCCTCGACGCGACCTTCGGAGACGGCCAGCTGCTGGCTTACCGCGAGGTGCTCGCGGGGATCCTCGACGGAGACCCCACGCTCAGCGTGCGCGGGGACTCGGCGGTGGAGGGCTGGCGCATCCTCGCCCCGGTCATCGCGGCGTGGAAGGCCGACGAGGTTCCGCTCGACGAGTACCCGGCGGGCAGCGCGGGACCGGCCGGCTGGGCTCAAATCGGCTGA
- the otsA gene encoding alpha,alpha-trehalose-phosphate synthase (UDP-forming), whose translation MASSDSSSASTSGDDLAGEFTFVVVSNRLPVDRISDGAGEPAFRTSPGGLVTALEPVMQQADGAWIGWTGQPDDHVEPFEHDGIHLVPVVLSPEEVEEYYEGFSNDTLWPLYHDVIAPPAYHREWWESYVAVNQRFADRAAEVTAEGGTVWVQDYQLQLVPTMLRRLRPDLTIGFFNHIPFPAYGIYSQLPWRRQIIEGLLGADVIGFQRSADAGNFTRAVRRLLGYQTKGSVIDVPLVAEEEVASAKHRISNVQGDQPVRAVVAKAFPISIDAARFEELARRPDIQARAKEIREGLGNPSVVMLGVDRLDYTKGIGHRLKAFGELLADGELDVEDVTLVQVASPSRERVRTYQMLRDEIELTVGRINGDYSTISHTAISYLHHGYPREEMVALYLAADVMLVTALRDGMNLVAKEYVATRFDNDGVLVLSEFAGASDELRTALRVNPHDIEGLKEAMMQAAGMPQAERARRMRALRKRVQEFDVARWSSSFLETLTTPSERLALPKANRGAGKAARSGPPTDLDDGSEGDGA comes from the coding sequence ATGGCTTCTTCAGACAGCTCCTCAGCGTCCACCTCCGGCGATGACCTCGCCGGGGAGTTCACCTTCGTCGTGGTCTCGAACCGGCTCCCCGTCGATCGCATCTCCGACGGAGCGGGCGAACCCGCGTTCCGCACCTCCCCGGGCGGGCTGGTCACCGCCCTCGAGCCCGTGATGCAGCAGGCCGACGGCGCCTGGATCGGATGGACCGGTCAGCCCGACGATCATGTCGAGCCCTTCGAGCACGACGGCATCCACCTGGTTCCGGTCGTGCTCTCACCGGAGGAGGTCGAGGAGTACTACGAGGGCTTCTCGAACGACACCCTGTGGCCGCTCTACCACGACGTCATCGCGCCGCCCGCCTACCACCGCGAGTGGTGGGAGAGCTACGTCGCCGTCAACCAGCGCTTCGCCGACCGGGCGGCCGAGGTCACCGCCGAGGGCGGCACGGTCTGGGTGCAGGACTATCAGCTCCAGCTCGTGCCGACGATGCTCCGGCGGCTGCGACCTGACCTCACCATCGGCTTCTTCAACCACATTCCCTTTCCGGCATACGGCATCTACTCCCAGCTGCCGTGGCGCCGACAGATCATCGAGGGCCTGCTCGGTGCCGATGTCATCGGCTTCCAGCGCAGCGCCGATGCGGGCAATTTCACCCGCGCCGTGCGGCGACTGCTCGGGTACCAGACCAAGGGCTCGGTCATCGACGTGCCGCTCGTCGCCGAGGAAGAGGTGGCGAGCGCGAAGCACCGCATCTCGAACGTTCAGGGCGACCAGCCGGTGCGCGCCGTGGTCGCGAAGGCCTTCCCCATCTCCATCGACGCCGCCCGCTTCGAGGAGCTCGCCCGCCGCCCCGACATCCAGGCCAGGGCGAAGGAGATCCGTGAGGGTCTCGGCAACCCCTCCGTCGTCATGCTCGGGGTCGATCGTCTCGACTACACCAAGGGCATCGGCCACCGGCTGAAGGCGTTCGGAGAGCTGCTCGCCGACGGTGAGCTCGACGTCGAAGACGTCACCCTGGTGCAGGTCGCGAGCCCGAGCCGGGAGCGGGTGCGCACCTACCAGATGCTGCGCGACGAGATCGAGCTGACGGTCGGCCGCATCAATGGCGACTACTCCACCATCAGTCACACCGCGATCAGCTACCTCCACCACGGGTACCCGCGGGAGGAGATGGTGGCGCTCTACCTCGCCGCCGACGTCATGCTGGTCACCGCGCTCCGCGACGGCATGAACCTGGTCGCGAAGGAGTACGTGGCGACCCGCTTCGACAACGACGGAGTGCTCGTGCTGAGCGAGTTCGCCGGTGCCTCCGACGAGTTGCGCACCGCCCTCCGCGTGAACCCCCACGACATCGAGGGGCTCAAGGAGGCGATGATGCAGGCCGCGGGCATGCCGCAGGCCGAACGGGCACGACGGATGCGCGCCTTGCGCAAGCGCGTGCAGGAGTTCGATGTCGCCCGCTGGTCGTCGTCGTTCCTCGAGACCCTCACCACCCCGTCCGAGCGTCTCGCCCTCCCGAAGGCGAACCGGGGAGCGGGCAAGGCGGCCCGCTCAGGTCCACCGACCGATCTCGACGACGGTAGCGAAGGAGACGGCGCATGA